One window from the genome of Musa acuminata AAA Group cultivar baxijiao chromosome BXJ1-4, Cavendish_Baxijiao_AAA, whole genome shotgun sequence encodes:
- the LOC135671981 gene encoding early nodulin-like protein 21: protein MAAPIQTKFFPNLLFFLSVALLLTSAVSAYEFRVGGPRGWTKPTGDELENYNHWATKNRFHVGDSLYFKYENDSVLVVDKNAYKECNTTDPQLKFVDGNTTFRFDRHGYFYFISGKPGHCEAGERLIIRVMVHSEVMPGAAPSSQPGGGSANTESGAALKTTTAASVLMAALGSLFAISLFS from the exons ATGGCGGCTCCGATTCAGACAAAGTTCTTCCCCAACCTCTTGTTCTTCCTTTCGGTCGCGCTTCTGCTTACCTCCGCAGTATCAGCTTACGAGTTCCGCGTCGGAGGACCCCGAGGTTGGACGAAGCCCACCGGAGATGAGTTGGAGAACTACAACCACTGGGCCACAAAGAATCGCTTCCATGTTGGAGATTCCTTGT ATTTCAAGTATGAGAACGACTCGGTGCTGGTGGTGGACAAGAACGCGTACAAGGAATGCAACACGACGGATCCGCAACTCAAGTTCGTCGACGGCAACACCACGTTCAGGTTCGACCGCCACGGCTACTTCTACTTCATCAGCGGCAAGCCGGGCCACTGCGAGGCCGGGGAGCGGCTGATCATTCGCGTGATGGTGCACTCGGAGGTGATGCCAGGAGCAGCTCCATCATCTCAGCCGGGCGGCGGTTCGGCTAACACGGAGTCCGGTGCTGCCTTGAAGACCACTACTGCTGCTTCTGTGTTGATGGCAGCTCTCGGATCTCTCTTCGCTATTTCCCTGTTCTCCTAG
- the LOC135640793 gene encoding UPF0481 protein At3g47200-like codes for MSTAGETIDREWVVSLKDKLKETEQEDWRTEQPTIFRVLPNLRGIEPEAYEPAIVSLGPFHRHKSHLKAMDHLKWQYLNKFLVRNPEKPLEDYLKLIKENERQARMAYSENVEMNSKDFVQMMLLDCCFVIEAILPEGEGQATIWSLPPVVARDMLILENQLPFCLLQPLFDSTFPDQSHDLNSLILDFLRKAIIFTTENPSVEKSFHHTLHLFHSCMLPANDRDGSESSTFLCHNLSCMQNVLHVPFWLSSWLHKLSCCSRDDQEETNMLLGWIPSATRLTEAGVHIRKKKKAKSFLDITFRDGKMEIPQLQVDDHTNILLRNLIAFEQCCREASPHVTSYAGLIDCIIDTAADVALLQQSKIIISGMGNGEEVATLFNRLCKEVLIDDLESSYFSRIYKEVNKHYDARCNKWRARLNHDYFSNPWAIVSVAAAIFLFVLTTTQTIYTLLSYVQPTK; via the coding sequence atgAGTACTGCAGGGGAAACAATAGATCGAGAATGGGTTGTCTCATTGAAGGACAAGTTGAAGGAAACAGAACAGGAGGATTGGCGCACCGAACAGCCGACCATCTTCAGAGTCTTACCAAACTTGCGAGGGATCGAACCAGAGGCATACGAACCAGCGATCGTTTCGCTCGGCCCCTTCCACCGTCACAAGTCTCACCTGAAAGCCATGGACCACCTGAAATGGCAGTATCTCAACAAATTCCTTGTCCGAAACCCCGAGAAGCCCCTGGAAGACTACCTCAAGTTGATCAAGGAGAACGAGCGGCAAGCACGTATGGCCTACTCAGAAAATGTGGAGATGAACAGCAAAGACTTCGTCCAAATGATGTTGCTTGATTGCTGTTTTGTGATCGAGGCCATATTGCCAGAGGGAGAAGGACAAGCCACAATATGGTCGCTACCACCAGTGGTGGCGCGTGATATGTTGATTCTGGAAAACCAACTCCCTTTCTGTCTCCTCCAGCCTCTGTTCGACTCTACTTTTCCTGACCAATCTCATGACCTCAATAGTTTGATACTTGATTTCCTCCGCAAGGCCATAATCTTCACGACGGAAAATCCCTCCGTCGAAAAATCATTTCACCATACACTCCATCTTTTCCATTCTTGCATGCTCCCAGCAAACGACCGAGATGGCAGTGAATCCTCCACATTCCTCTGCCACAACCTCAGCTGTATGCAGAACGTGCTCCACGTGCCCTTTTGGCTCTCATCGTGGCTACACAAATTATCATGCTGCTCTAGAGACGATCAGGAGGAGACAAATATGCTTCTGGGCTGGATTCCAAGTGCGACACGGCTCACGGAGGCTGGCGTCCAtatcaggaagaagaagaaggctaagAGCTTTCTGGACATCACCTTTcgggatgggaagatggagatcccaCAGCTTCAGGTTGATGACCACACCAACATCCTCCTCAGGAACCTCATAGCATTCGAGCAGTGCTGCAGGGAAGCCAGCCCTCATGTCACGTCCTACGCGGGACTCATAGATTGCATCATCGATACGGCTGCCGACGTCGCATTGCTCCAACAAAGTAAAATCATTATTAGCGGCATGGGCAACGGCGAAGAAGTCGCTACTCTCTTCAACCGACTTTGCAAGGAGGTACTGATTGACGACCTCGAGAGTAGCTACTTTTCAAGAATCTACAAAGAAGTCAATAAGCACTACGACGCCAGATGTAACAAATGGCGAGCAAGGTTGAATCATGATTACTTCAGTAATCCTTGGGCGATTGTCTCGGTGGCTGCAGCTATCTTTCTCTTCGTTCTCACCACAACTCAGACCATTTACACATTACTGAGCTATGTTCAGCCAACTAAATAG
- the LOC103980324 gene encoding extradiol ring-cleavage dioxygenase, whose protein sequence is MMDTFFLSHGSPTLSIDERLQARHFMQSWRNQVLPEVPKAILMVSGHWDVSDPTVNVINGPNDTIYDFYGFPKSMYQLKYPAPGTPALAKRVKELLQEAGFGHVKEDKNRGLDHGAWVPLMLMYPAADIPVCQLSIDSAKDAAYHYRMGKALAPLKEEGVLLIGSGSATHNLRAIGRDGAPPPSWAVDFDNWLTDALLNGRYEDVNNYLVKAPNAKMAQPWPDHFYPLHVALGAAGENAKAEQIHQSWSNGTLSYSSYRFKVAE, encoded by the exons ATGATGGATACCTTCTTCCTGTCTCATGGCTCGCCGACGCTGTCCATCGACGAGCGGCTGCAGGCGAGGCACTTCATGCAGTCATGGAGGAATCAGGTTCTGCCGGAGGTGCCCAAGGCCATCCTCATGGTCTCCGGCCACTGGGATGTGTCGGATCCCACCGTCAACGTGATCAACGGCCCCAACGACACCATCTACGACTTCTATGGCTTCCCCAAGTCCATGTACCAG CTTAAGTATCCCGCACCAGGGACTCCTGCTTTGGCGAAGAGGGTGAAAGAGCTGCTGCAAGAGGCGGGCTTCGGCCACGTCAAGGAAGACAAGAACCGCGGGCTGGATCACGGTGCCTGGGTGCCGCTCATGCTCATGTATCCGGCGGCAGACATCCCGGTGTGCCAACTCTCCATCGACTCGGCCAAAGATGCTGCATACCACTACAGGATGGGGAAGGCGTTAGCGCCCCTCAAGGAGGAAGGCGTCCTCCTCATCGGCTCCGGCAGCGCCACGCACAACCTGAGGGCTATCGGACGAGATGGTGCACCTCCGCCCAGCTGGGCCGTCGACTTCGATAACTGGCTCACAGATGCTCTTCTTAATGGAAG GTATGAAGACGTGAACAACTACTTGGTGAAGGCGCCCAACGCGAAGATGGCACAGCCATGGCCGGACCACTTCTACCCTCTGCATGTGGCGCTTGGGGCTGCCGGCGAGAATGCGAAGGCCGAACAGATCCATCAGAGCTGGAGCAACGGCACACTTTCTTATTCCTCTTATCGGTTCAAGGTTGCTGAATGA